A section of the Engraulis encrasicolus isolate BLACKSEA-1 chromosome 8, IST_EnEncr_1.0, whole genome shotgun sequence genome encodes:
- the LOC134453939 gene encoding interferon-induced very large GTPase 1-like, giving the protein MALKYEVTVPPSGISPAENLNLISVTPVSAYITWNKSPEMKHISVKFRISCESKDGKAHCLSTESCSALLKGLKPQTEYTVTVYSKQSGVKSIKSDIKFKTIANQERCLQDLGLFKHLNKKMSSTSMLKISRNTIYKQTCESLKDLPLYRIRKLMWCNVSSSCASVLDKKTGLTEKVNPLDLTTAIFHCSDPFLQQTLCSKMSQCQLAVPLLLPNCDTQQSTLMVWAMRDIVKTFKSYGTMEHSVATKPMPLVSFVKLGKSSLSKSSYLNRIVSPTGQSNDTFVHYNMECGDVPRKISDGLVEISWSLPSGRTHIDVFQQPVAFANLRGDIRMFETQLSFLCQTSAAVFVFTNDSEKDVSILTNNEKTSKLHMVVPECNNKDGSYSLVRRKNMSVDVIIKAEQNESEFTTTLCDKIAYIIRKQESSKSLESMTEIARKNGLLVDENCSECDKGRMLSNNILTGIKDITKFKSEVLLCQGQAWKEISSLEREKCQLKRSGREDIEHYKSHLNNEVTNRRAKQCGTELSRYITYFTEGISKKGAERNYFLKSLRMSLDRLTQEKMSELTEKFKTLQEHPEKKEEARRIKLQIPQCSLGLEHFFREVGQLYESACLSPDSQRAKQLQCLPEMCAQLLLEGYPLELLDGDASNIPLKWIEDIFNSLSNLVKHTCVISVVSVLGVQNTGKSTLLNTMFGVQFAVSSGKCTRGAFIQLLKVSDSFRRELKCDYIMIIDTEGLKSPELKDQVDSYVHDNELATLVIGLSDVTIINMSMADVTQMKDILQIAVHAFLRMKEVGKKPRCLLVHQSVGDVSAFDNNCLDKQTLIEELNGMTNAAARMEKKKDDVFFTDVMDYDPVKDTFYIPALWQGTPPMAFVSAGYSDAVYELKKALISALKDIRREKHDLFKFWQMTKDLWQAVRYENFIFNFKNSLVAEAYAKLCREWDKWEWAFQKEMYDWSLEAEVQISNCGMTDTEFKVPLLSEFMLEASEKLDVEERKILSSLQLYFDTQTSHSYLIERYKEDFKNNITSLKRTTKASIQSGLQVAIDIQNGKKRLRMIHITQSQAITDKTLDLLKSVKDRKSGVRDEVLRKEFDHMWTKTKSEFPCYELPKKDVVIDAFQILQMDLKTYPGYIQKVLIEEKLPESQEDHFQNVSETVIKAGENLIFTKAGQKADYKSEHLQELLHTINEELQKHDIGWILEKVVRRMSKNNKLLQMEKALIDGVLRNVTDVVKSFINRPSRKVRNVSEFIKHICRELKLILPDDAVQDLMIMKSEFYKRTGEFASHLKDHIESPYFKEYVLNELSLGTLQADYVETRLRSLNPKPQDILFKSLFGCGKQCPFCQAPCEAGGSEHKEHFSTIHRPEGIIGCHTGNTKVLKTAICSSNVMGNGTFSSKETGRKSKPYKEYRRFYPEWYIPADSTIEASAYWKFFMVKFNDQIAKHHGLNPAIIPDDWKALTKDDALKGLQKAFRKVTQF; this is encoded by the exons TTGCAAATCAGGAGAGATGTCTTCAGGATTTGGGACTTTTCAAACATCTTAACAAGAAAATGTCTTCCACCTCAATGCTGAAAATAAGCCGCAATACAATTTACAAACAAACGTGTGAGTCCCTAAAAGATCTCCCACTGTATCGAATAAGAAAACTGATGTGGTGTAATGTATCAAGCAGTTGTGCAAGTGTTTTGGACAAGAAAACAGGTTTAACTGAGAAGGTCAATCCACTGGACTTGACAACAGCAATTTTCCATTGCTCAGATCCCTTCCTTCAGCAGACACTGTGCTCAAAAATGTCCCAGTGTCAGCTAGCTGTCCCCTTACTGTTGCCTAACTGTGACACGCAGCAGAGCACACTGATGGTGTGGGCAATGAGAGATATTGTTAAAACATTTAAATCATATGGCACAATGGAACACAGTGTTGCAACAAAACCCATGCCATTAGTGTCATTTGTCAAGCTAGGAAAGAGTAGTTTATCAAAATCTTCATATCTGAATAGGATTGTCAGTCCAACAGGACAGAGCAATGACACATTCGTGCATTATAATATGGAGTGTGGAGATGTCCCCCGAAAGATCTCAGATGGGTTGGTAGAGATCAGCTGGTCTTTGCCTTCAGGGAGAACACACATTGATGTGTTCCAGCAGCCAGTGGCTTTTGCGAACCTGAGAGGCGACATCAGGATGTTTGAAACACAATTATCTTTCCTTTGCCAGACATCTGCTGCGGTCTTTGTCTTCACAAATGATTCAGAAAAAGATGTCAGCATTTTGACAAACAATGAGAAAACATCGAAGCTACATATGGTGGTACCAGAATGCAATAACAAGGATGGCTCATACAGCTTAGTCAGAAGAAAGAATATGTCGGTTGATGTCATCATCAAGGCTGAACAGAATGAATCTGAGTTCACCACCACTCTGTGCGACAAGATTGCTTACATTATTCGGAAACAGGAAAGCTCAAAGTCTTTGGAGTCCATGACAGAAATTGCTCGCAAGAATGGGTTACTTGTAGATGAAAACTGCTCTGAATGTGATAAAGGCCGCATGTTGAGCAACAATATTCTGACTGGCATAAAAGACATCACCAAATTTAAATCTGAGGTTTTGCTATGCCAGGGACAGGCATGGAAAGAAATAAGTAGCTTGGAAAGGGAAAAATGTCAGCTAAAAAGGTCAGGACGAGAAGACATTGAACATTACAAGAGTCACCTGAACAATGAGGTGACCAACCGTAGAGCAAAGCAATGTGGCACTGAATTAAGCAGATACATCACTTACTTCACTGAGGGAATTTCAAAGAAAGGAGCAGAAAGAAACTATTTCTTGAAATCATTAAGGATGTCTCTAGATAGGTTGACACAAGAGAAAATGTCTGAACTGACAGAGAAATTTAAAACTCTCCAGGAGCACCCTGAAAAGAAAGAGGAAGCCCGGAGGATAAAACTGCAAATCCCTCAGTGCTCACTTGGACTTGAACACTTCTTCAGGGAAGTAGGACAGTTGTATGAGTCAGCATGTCTCTCTCCAGACTCACAAAGAGCCAAACAACTCCAATGTCTACCAGAAATGTGTGCTCAATTACTGCTGGAGGGATACCCTCTGGAGTTGCTGGATGGAGATGCGTCAAACATCCCTCTCAAGTGGATTGAAGATATCTTTAACAGCCTCAGCAACTTGGTGAAACATACATGTGTAATATCTGTTGTGTCTGTCTTGGGTGTCCAGAACACAGGAAAGTCTACTCTGCTAAATACCATGTTTGGAGTTCAGTTTGCTGTCAGCAGTGGGAAGTGCACTAGAGGAGCCTTCATCCAGCTGCTCAAAGTTTCAGACAGTTTCAGACGAGAGCTCAAGTGTGATTACATTATGATCATAGATACAGAAGGACTGAAATCACCTGAATTAAAAGACCAGGTTGACAGCTATGTGCATGACAATGAGCTAGCAACCCTTGTAATAGGGCTAAGTGATGTCACAATCATCAACATGTCAATGGCTGATGTAACACAGATGAAGGATATTCTGCAGATTGCTGTACATGCCTTCCTCCGAATGAAGGAAGTTGGTAAGAAACCTAGATGTCTGCTTGTTCATCAGAGTGTGGGAGATGTGTCAGCCTTCGATAATAATTGTTTGGACAAACAAACATTAATTGAGGAACTTAATGGAATGACAAATGCTGCAGCaaggatggagaaaaaaaaggatgATGTGTTCTTTACTGATGTAATGGACTACGATCCTGTGAAAGACACCTTCTACATCCCTGCACTTTGGCAGGGAACTCCACCTATGGCATTTGTCAGTGCAGGCTACAGTGATGCAGTGTATGAGCTGAAGAAAGCCTTGATAAGTGCCCTGAAAGATATTCGGAGAGAAAAACATGATTTGTTTAAATTCTGGCAGATGACAAAAGACTTATGGCAAGCTGTAAGATATGAGAACTTCATCTTCAATTTCAAGAACAGCCTTGTGGCAGAAGCCTATGCAAAACTATGCCGGGAGTGGGATAAATGGGAATGGGCATTTCAGAAGGAAATGTACGACTGGAGCCTGGAGGCAGAAGTTCAAATCTCAAACTGTGGCATGACAGACACAGAGTTCAAGGTACCATTGCTGAGTGAATTCATGCTTGAGGCATCGGAAAAGcttgatgtggaggagaggaaaattcTGAGTTCTTTGCAGCTCTATTTTGATACCCAAACCAGCCATTCATATCTGATTGAAAGGTACAAAGAAGACTTCAAGAACAATATTACCTCTCTAAAGAGGACGACAAAAGCTTCTATTCAATCCGGACTACAGGTTGCTATAGACATCCAAAATGGGAAGAAACGACTTAGAATGATCCACATCACTCAGTCACAAGCCATCACAGACAAGACTTTGGATTTACTTAAATCCGTCAAAGACAGGAAGTCTGGTGTTCGTGATGAAGTACTTAGAAAAGAGTTTGACCATATGTGGACCAAAACAAAGTCTGAGTTTCCATGCTATGAATTACCCAAGAAGGATGTGGTAATAGATGCTTTTCAAATACTTCAGATGGATCTGAAAACATATCCTGGTTATATTCAGAAGGTCTTAATTGAGGAAAAGCTACCAGAAT CACAGGAAGATCATTTCCAAAATGTATCAGAAACTGTCATCAAAGCAGGTGAAAACCTCATTTTCACAAAAGCAGGACAAAAAGCTGATTATAAATCTGAACACTTACAAGAGCTTCTCCACACCATCAATGAAGAGTTACAAAAACACGACATAG GCTGGATACTTGAAAAAGTTGTACGAAGAATGTCAAAGAACAACAAATTGCTGCAAATGGAGAAAGCTCTTATTGATGGTGTCTTGAGGAACGTAACTGACGTAGTCAAATCTTTCATAAACAGGCCTAGCAGGAAGGTGAGGAATGTATCAGAGTTCATCAAGCATATCTGTCGTGAACTGAAACTGATTTTGCCAGATGATGCGGTCCAAGATCTTATGATCATGAAGAGCGAATTTTAcaagaggacaggagagtttgCTAGCCACCTTAAGGACCACATTGAAAGCCCATATTTTAAGGAATATGTCTTAAACGAACTGAGCCTTGGGACACTGCAAGCAGATTATGTGGAAACAAGGCTAAGATCTCTGAACCCAAAGCCCCAAGACATACTGTTTAAATCATTGTTTGGCTGTGGAAAGCAGTGTCCTTTCTGCCAAGCACCATGTGAAGCTGGTGGAAGTGAGCACAAAGAACATTTCTCCACCATCCATCGCCCTGAAGGTATAATTGGATGTCATACAGGAAACACCAAGGTCTTAAAAACAGCCATTTGTTCATCTAATGTGATGGGTAATGGGACATTTAGCAGCAAGGAAACGGGCCGGAAGTCCAAACCCTACAAGGAATATAGGAGGTTCTACCCTGAATGGTATATACCCGCAGACTCTACCATTGAGGCCTCTGCCTACTGGAAGTTCTTTATGGTCAAATTTAATGACCAGATTGCAAAGCACCATGGTTTAAATCCTGCCATCATACCTGATGATTGGAAAGCTTTGACGAAAGATGATGCATTGAAAGGCTTACAAAAAGCCTTTCGAAAGGTTACACAATTTTAA